In Acidisarcina polymorpha, the DNA window TTCACGGTGCTGTCACTGCGGGCGTGGGCGTGGGATCGGTCGTCTACATTGCCGGGGCCGGCCCGGTGGGACTGGCGGCTGCCGCCTCCGCACAACTGCTGGGCGCAGCGGTCATTATGGTGGGCGACTATAACCAGGACCGTCTGGCGCATGTGAAGAAGGTCGGTTTCGAGCCGGTCGATCTCAACAAGAGCGACAAGCTTGGCGATCTCATCGCTCAGATCGTTGGGATTCCCGAAGTCGACGCCGCGGTGGACGCGGTCGGCTTCGAGGCGAGCGGTCACGGAAACGAGCCCAAACCTGCTGGGGTGCTGAATTCTCTGATGGAAGTCACCCACGTCGCTGGAAGCATTGGAATACCCGGCCTCTATGTCGTGGCGGATCCGGGCGCTCAGGACGAAGACTCAAAGAAAGGCATGTTGAAGATGAGCTTCGGTCAGGGTTGGGCCCGTTCGCTAGGCTTCCACACGGGCCAGGCGCCGGTGCTTCGCTATAACCGCCAACTGATGCAGGCGATCCTCTATGACAAGATTGCCATCGGCAAGATCGTCAACGCGACCATCATCAAGCTTGACGATGCTCCGCAAGGCTACAAGGATTTTGACAGCGGTGTTGCCAAGAAGTTCGTTCTCGATCCGAATGGCTATCTGGGCAAAGCCGCTTAAGCCAGGCTTGCAGCTTAACTAAAAATGATGGCCTCGCCGCTCTTGTTCAGAGCGGCGAGGCCACGTTTGCAAGCTGCCGATAAGCCGAATTTTGTTCGAGTCCGGAGACTCGCGACGATCATTCCTCTAGGCGCGGCATTACTGACGCGCTCGAGCGACCTACCCGGAGGTTACGGCTCCACTTATTGGATAAATGGCGACCCGCCTTAGCGCACCGGACCGGCACGCAACCGCAGCCTGGGCCTGGCGGCGGATTTCCTCCCTATTTGGTCTTGCTCCGTGTGGGGTTTACCCTGCCCCCGACTTTACAGCCGGAGCGGTGCGCTCTTACCGCACCTTTTCACCCTTACCCCTGCGAACAAGGGCGGTATCTTCTCTGTGGCACTGGCCGTCTTCAGGCCTTGACGCCTGAATCCCGGACGTTATCCGGCACACTGTCCTGCGGAGTTCGGACTTTCCTCCCCCGGAATGCTAAGCGCATTCCAGCAGCGATCGTCTGGCACACCTGCTGATTCATTCTAACTGACGTTTGTCGCCCGGCGGCTACCGCCATGTCCTCGTCTGAGTGCTGCACAGGGCTGTGTAGTCAATCGGAGGCAAAGCCGAATGGAGAGCGGGAGGCGCTTCGTTTTCCGGTTTCGGAGTCGTCGAGCGCTGGCAACGGCCGGAAATTACCATTCTCTAACTGGTCTTGAATAGGGTATTCTCTAGCCAATCGAGTCCGGAATGCGGCTTAGCCGATCAAGTCAAGTCATTTCGCCAGTCGTTATCACTGTTGAACTGACGGTGAATCAGAGTAGTCCGTGAGCTTCGCGCGCCAAAGGTAAAGCACGATGGTTCGGTTTTCCTCGAACGGTTCCACATCCGCTTTCGTCCGCCGAATTCACCCCACCTGGCGAGGTGTTCGCCTTGTCGGTTCCCAACGACCGACCGTCTTCTTAGGCCTTCTGCTTCTTCTGGGCGGGGGCTGCCAATCGCACCGCGATAGCGCGCCGCCTTCGATCGAGTTCAGTAAAGTCCCTCCAGCAGCGCAGGGCGGCCGGGAAAGAGTGGACACGATCTCTGGCCGGGTGGCTAACGCACGGCCAGGACAGAAGATTCTGGTGTATGCGAGAAGCGGACCCTGGTGGATCCAGCCATGGCCCGAGCAGCCGTTCGTCACCATTCAACCCGACTCAACGTGGAGTACTTCGACCCATCTTGGCTTCGAGTACGCGGCATTACTGGTGAACCCGGACTATCATCCGGCGCCGACCCTGGATACCGCCCCCACCGCAGGCGGACCAGTGGCTGCCGTATCAACGGTTAAGGGCACTGGCGAGATTCAAGTTGCGCCTACGGTGCCAATCAAGTTCAGCGGCTACGATTGGACGGTCAGAACCATATCGAGCGATCGCGGCGGCCTGAACAACCTGTACGATGGCGACAATGCATGGACAGACGCCAACGGAGCGATCCATCTTCGCATCAAGAGGCGTGAGGGCCGCTGGTCCTGCGCCGAAGTGGTGCTCAAGCGAAGCCTTGGTTATGGCACCTACATTGTGACCGTGCATGATGTATCCCACCTGGAATCGGCGGCTGTCCTCAGCCTGAATACCTTCGACGACTGGGGCGGAGACCAGCACTACCGCGAGTTCGATGTTGAAGCGAGCCGTTGGGGCGACGCGTCCAGCAAGAACAACGCGCAGTACGGGATTCAGCCCTTTTATATTCCCGGCAACGTTGCGCCCTTTGTAGCGCCTGCAGGCACACTTACGCATTCTGTCCATTGGGAGCCAGGCCGCGCCAGCTTCAAGACGGTCCGCGGACCATCGACCCGTGCCGAAGGGCCTGTGGTTGCAGAGCACGTCTTCACCTCCGGGGTGCCGACCCCGGGCACCGAGCGCTTCCAGTTCCTGTTCTATGTGGTTGCAAGTGAGAAGAGCCCGATGCAACACGACAGCGAAGTGATCATCGACAAGTTCGAATACCTCCCATAGACGAGCCTATGAAGACATCTTGCCTCGGAGCGGTTGTGCTCGTCGCGATTTCGGGCTTGTTCACCGTGGTCGAGGGACGGGCGCTTGACCAGAACCGATCGATCGCGCAGTACTCACGCGAATCCTGGGGCAGCGATCGAGGGTTCAACCCCGGGGCGGTGACTGGCATCAGCCAGAGTGCGGATGGCTATCTCTGGGTGGGGACGGAGAAGGGTCTCTACCGGTTCGATGGATTGTCCTTCCGCGCGCCATCTGCAGCAAGCTCTTCGGCCGGCGCGGTCACTGCGTTAACGGCGGATTCCCAGGGAAACCTGTGGATACTTCTGGGCAACACCAAGATCCTTCGCTATCACGACGGCAAGATCGACGCTGGCCGGGAAGAAGCGGAGGTGGGCATTACCGCCTTGGGCAATCGTCGCGACGGGACGATCCTTCTGTCTTCTCTGGCGCTTGGCACCCTCAGTTATCGAGCAGACAAATTCGAGGCCGTCGGAGCTAAGTCCGACGCTCAGCCACTGAGCAGCAGGAAGGAAGCCATCGATGACCTTTCCAGTCGGATGAGCTGGGCGACGGGAGTCGCACCTCATCGCTTCGCAGAACCGGAATCCGCGGTCATTTCGATGGTTGAATCGGGAGACGGCACCATTTGGCTTGGAACCCGCGACCGAGGACTTTTCTTCTCGAAAGCGGGTAAGGTTTCAGCGGTTGCAGACAGCGCAAGGTACGGGAAGATCAACTGCATCCTGCTCCAGGAAAATGGCGATCTATGGGTGGGGACCGACGAAGGCGTTCTTCGTTGGGACGGTTCGAAGCTTACCCGCGATGGCGCGCCTTCTGCTTTGAACCGGCTCGGGGTCTTATCGGCGGTGAGAGATCATGACGGGAACATCTGGTTTGGGACCTCCGAAGGCCTCTTTCGATGCAGCGCCGGAGGAAGCTGCATCGCCGATTCCTCCAACGACGCAGAGCCAGGCGTCGCGGTCACGGCTCTGTTCGAAGATCGTGAAGGGGACTTGTGGGTTGGGACCGCTTCAGGCATCAGCTGTCTGCGAGACAGTCCGTTTGTCACCTACCCGCTGATCGGTCTGCGGGGCTCGGAGAGTAGTGGGCCTATTTACGTCGACCAGCAGGACAGAGCCTGGTTCGGGCCTGGAGATGGAGGGCTCTACTGGATGCAATCCGGTCGCACTCACAAGGTGACCCAGGCCGGCCTCGACCGGGATGTGGTTTACTCGATCGCCGGCGCCGGCGGCGAGATGTGGGTGGGCAGACAACAGGGAGGTTTGACTGAACTGAGCTTGCCTGGCGGAACAGTAGCAAGCAAGACCTACACCCAGTCAAATGGACTCGCCCAGGACGGAGTTTACGCAGTGCACGTAAATCGAGATGGGAGCGTCTGGGCGGGCACACTCAATGGCGGCGTCAGTCAATGGAAAGACCAGAAGTTCACTTCCTTCACAACCGCAAATGGCCTGGCGTCGAATACCGTGACGTCGATCGTTGAAGGCTCCGACGGAACGATGTGGTTCGCTACGCCCAACGGACTGAGCGCACTCTCACGAGATCAATGGCGCTCCTACGGGACGCGCGAGGGGTTGCCGTCCGCCGATCTGAATTGCCTCTTCGAGGATTCGGCCCATGTGCTCTGGGTCGGGGGCGCGGCTGGTATTTCCTGGATGGATGCTGGTCGCATCCGAAACCCGGCGAATATGCCTGAAGTGCTCAACGAACCGGTTCTCGGCATCGCCGAGGATAGAAGCGGATCGCTTTGGATGTCGACAGCAGGCCATGTGTTGAGGGTGAAACGAACGGCCCTACTTGGCGGCAAATTCGAGCAGGGCGATGTCCGCGAGTATGGACCGGGCGACGGGCTCCGGGGGACAGAAGGGATAAAGCGGGAACGGTCAGTAGTTGCCGATGATCGGGGACGCATATGGTTCTCGACCAGTCGCGGTCTTTCGACGATCGATCCGAACCGGTCGAAGGGTGAGCTGGCGCCAGCGATCGTCCACGTCGAGACGATTTTGGCCAATTCAAACCCCGTCCAGCAAGAATTGCCGATTCGTATCTCGATCCCTCACGAACGGATCGTATTCGCCTATTCGGGGCTGAGCTTCGGTCTACCGGACCGCGTCCGCTTTCGCTATCGCCTGGATGGTTTCGATCGGAACTGGAGCGAACCGGTAGCAAATCGAGAGGCAGTTTACACGAATCTTGGTCCTGGCGCCTACCGGTTCAGAGTGATGGCTTCGAATAGCGAAGGTCTGTGGAACGGGCCGGAGGCAACGGTCCAATTCAACATTGAGCCAGCCTACTGGCAGACATGGTGGTTTCGGCTATCCTGTCTGCTCGCAGCCGTACTTACGGCAGTGCTGATCTATCTGCTTCGCATGCGCCAGATCAAGCATCAATTGAGCCTTCGCTTTGAAGAGCGGCTTGGGGAACGGATGCGAATCGCGCATGAGTTGCACGACACGCTGTTGCAGGGCTTCCTCAGCGCCTCGATGCAATTAAATATCGCGACCGACTATGTGCCCGAGAACTCGCCGGCAAAGCCTATCCTCAGCCGAGTGCTCGAACTGGTTGGACAAGTGACCGAAGAGAGTAGAAATACACTGCGAGGACTACGTGCCTCGGTGCGGGATTCTCCTAACCTCGCCCAGGCTCTGTCCGCTGTCCCACAAGAGCTGTCTCTCAAGGATGACGTAGCCTTTCGGGTGGTCGTAGACGGCACGGTGCGGCTGCTTCATCCAGCCGTGCGCGACGAACTCTATCGAATCGGCCGTGAAGCGATTGTGAATGCCTTCCGCCACTCCCGGGCAACCAGCATCGAGGTCCATTTGCTGTATTCGGCGAGCCATCTGCAGATCATCGTCCGCGACAATGGCTGCGGCATCGAAGCGCAGGTGCTTGACTTCGGCCGAGAAGGACATTGGGGTCTTCCGGGGATGCGCGAGCGGACCGAAAAGATCGGCGGCAAGCTGGAGGTATGGAGCCGAGCTGCAGCTGGAACAGAGGTTCGAGTGAGGTTGCCGGGGCAGCTGGCATATCGACCTGCGATCGGAAGCGGCTGGCTGCAGCGGCTTTTGAGCTATCGCCGGCACCCCGGCGGAAGTCGCGGCAATGATGTTGCCCCCGTCGAGGCCTCAGAAGCTGACCGCAAGGAAGCGGTCGTTGACACAGAGTCGTCCCCCCTTCAAAAATGATTCGCTCCAGGCAAGCCGCACGGTTCGCCGTTTATTCGCTTAGAATTGGGAGTGCATGGTCACCGTAGAGACATTGGCGGAAGCGGCTTTCGGAACCCGTAAGATTGTCCACGTCGATATGGATGCGTTCTACGCCTCCGTCGAACAGCGGGATGACCCTACGCTTCGCGGCAAGCCCGTGGTCGTGGCATGGAGAGGCAAACGATCGGTGGTTTGCGCAGCCTCTTATGAGGCCAGGCGATTCGGCGTTCGTTCCGCGATGGCTGCTGTTCATGCGGAGCGCCTGTGCCCCGATGCAATTTTTGTTCCTCCTGACTTCGTCCGCTATAAGGCCGCGTCGCACGCAGCGCGGAGGATCTTTGAACGCCACACGGATTCGATTGAACCTCTGTCTTTAGACGAAGCCTATCTCGATGTCACGACGAATAAGACTGGCCTCCCTACTGCAACCAAGGTTGCTAAGGCGATTCGAGAGCAGATTCGAGAAGAACTCTCGCTCACCGCCTCCGCGGGGGTCGCTCCGAACAAATTTCTCGCGAAGATTGCCTCCGACTGGCGAAAACCGGATGGACTTTTCGTGATTCGCCCGGAAGACCTAGCGGCCTTCTTGCCGCCCCTGCCGGTGGGGCGCATCCCCGGAGTAGGCAAGGTGACCGAGGCCAAACTCAGACAGATCGGGATTCAGACTGTCGGGGATCTGCAGGCATTTACTCTTGCTGACCTCGAGTCTCGATTCGGCCGCTATGGTTGCCGTCTCTATGAACTCGCTCGTGGAATCGATCGTAGCGCGGTCCTGTCCGACCGGCAGGTAAAATCGATCTCGGCCGAAGATACCTTCGAGCGGGATATCCCGCTCTCGCAGACCGCGGAATTGATCGAGCGTCTGGCGGAGAAAGTCTGGTCTGCTTCTCGCCGAGAATCGCGGATTGCGCGAACGGTTGTCCTCAAGTTAAAGACGAGCGAGTTCAACCTCCTCACTCGCAGCTATACGCCGATCGTTCCGCCTGCCTCTTGCGATGAGGTGAAGACGATCGCCCTCTCGTTGCGGGACCGGATCGATCTTGGGCCTACCCGGCTCTTTCGTCTAGTGGGAGTTGGATTGAGCAACTTCCGGGAACTGGAAGACCATTCTCCTTCGCTCTTCAACGACAGCGCCGATGGTGAAGGCGCGGATTCCTTGGTTCGCCATGGCATTGGCGCCTCTACTTAGGAGAGACAGTTAAGATCGCGCAGAGCCTATCAAGAAATGGCTCCTGGCTGCTCTTGATGCGTTTCCTAGCCTCGGAGATCAAAAACCAGCTGCCTCTGTCGACTTCCGGTATTTCGAGGAGGCGATGAGAACGGGGAGGCCATTCTATCTGGCAGGTATTGCTGACCAGCTTCGATGGGTCACAGTCGCCCTCGAAGGCCCACGCAGTAACGATCTTGCCGCTAGCCTGTGTCACTTTGCCCAAGTCCTGGAAAGGGCCTTCGGCGGTGAAGCCGGTCTCCTCAAGAAACTCGCGCCTGGCAGCTTCCAACGGCTGTTCGTCTTCGCCATATTCACCCTTCGGAACCGACCATGCTCCGAGGTCCTTGTTCGCCCAGAATGGGCCGCCGGGATGAACGAGGAAGACTTCTGTATGGTCTCCACGCCGACGGTACATCAGCAGACCGGCGCTCAGTCTCGGCATTGATCCACTCGTAGATTCACGAATTCTTTACGGGCATGAATTCCCGCCGCTCACGAATTTCCATCCGCAACTCCGCTCGCAGCGCTTTACTCTTTTTGAATCGCTTGAAGAACGTTTCCAGTACGCTGACGACAATGGCATTCACGCTGACGCCCTCCTCTTCGGCCCAGGCCTTCAGCTCCAGTCGCGCCTCTGAACCCACGTGCAGAAGTTGAGGATTGGTGAGCGGCAGGCCAGCTTTACGGGTCTGCTTGATCTTTACCTCCTGCTTCTCGACGCGGTCCAGAGCAAAAAGGACGATCTTCGCCAGATCGCCCTTGACGCGAGACTCTTCTGTGACGGCTTCACGAAGATCAAGCGGGAGGCGGAGGGTCATTCCGGGGCGATCTTCGGTCCACCGCTGCCCCTCGCGATTGACTCTCCGGGTTTTCTTCTTGACTGGCAATCGCTCCCCTTACGTCCATATGGGATCAGGTTGTTGATGGAATGTCCATCTCACATCGGGAAGAACCTGCCGCATTGCTTTATCAATTTTATCGATGCCTGCGCAACATTTGTAAATAGCGGCCAGGATGGATCTATCCTGCTTCGGCGACGGCGTTCGGGTCTGAATAGCATCGCGAGAAACTACTTTACAGCTGCTTCGAAAGGCCATATTCCAACGTAAATGCCTGAAGCGCTCCGAACCTGGTAAGTTGGACTTTCCTTAAGCGAGCATGCTTT includes these proteins:
- the fdhA gene encoding formaldehyde dehydrogenase, glutathione-independent yields the protein MASNRGVVYLGPHKVEVQNIDYPKFETPQGKKIEHGVILKIVSTNICGSDQHMVRGRTTAPKGIVLGHEITGEIVEKGKDVEFLDIGDWVTVPFNIACGRCRSCRERNTGVCLNVNDKQPGGAYGYVDMGGWVGGQAEYVLVPYADFNLIKFPDKDRAKEKILDLTMLSDIFPTGFHGAVTAGVGVGSVVYIAGAGPVGLAAAASAQLLGAAVIMVGDYNQDRLAHVKKVGFEPVDLNKSDKLGDLIAQIVGIPEVDAAVDAVGFEASGHGNEPKPAGVLNSLMEVTHVAGSIGIPGLYVVADPGAQDEDSKKGMLKMSFGQGWARSLGFHTGQAPVLRYNRQLMQAILYDKIAIGKIVNATIIKLDDAPQGYKDFDSGVAKKFVLDPNGYLGKAA
- a CDS encoding sensor histidine kinase; translated protein: MKTSCLGAVVLVAISGLFTVVEGRALDQNRSIAQYSRESWGSDRGFNPGAVTGISQSADGYLWVGTEKGLYRFDGLSFRAPSAASSSAGAVTALTADSQGNLWILLGNTKILRYHDGKIDAGREEAEVGITALGNRRDGTILLSSLALGTLSYRADKFEAVGAKSDAQPLSSRKEAIDDLSSRMSWATGVAPHRFAEPESAVISMVESGDGTIWLGTRDRGLFFSKAGKVSAVADSARYGKINCILLQENGDLWVGTDEGVLRWDGSKLTRDGAPSALNRLGVLSAVRDHDGNIWFGTSEGLFRCSAGGSCIADSSNDAEPGVAVTALFEDREGDLWVGTASGISCLRDSPFVTYPLIGLRGSESSGPIYVDQQDRAWFGPGDGGLYWMQSGRTHKVTQAGLDRDVVYSIAGAGGEMWVGRQQGGLTELSLPGGTVASKTYTQSNGLAQDGVYAVHVNRDGSVWAGTLNGGVSQWKDQKFTSFTTANGLASNTVTSIVEGSDGTMWFATPNGLSALSRDQWRSYGTREGLPSADLNCLFEDSAHVLWVGGAAGISWMDAGRIRNPANMPEVLNEPVLGIAEDRSGSLWMSTAGHVLRVKRTALLGGKFEQGDVREYGPGDGLRGTEGIKRERSVVADDRGRIWFSTSRGLSTIDPNRSKGELAPAIVHVETILANSNPVQQELPIRISIPHERIVFAYSGLSFGLPDRVRFRYRLDGFDRNWSEPVANREAVYTNLGPGAYRFRVMASNSEGLWNGPEATVQFNIEPAYWQTWWFRLSCLLAAVLTAVLIYLLRMRQIKHQLSLRFEERLGERMRIAHELHDTLLQGFLSASMQLNIATDYVPENSPAKPILSRVLELVGQVTEESRNTLRGLRASVRDSPNLAQALSAVPQELSLKDDVAFRVVVDGTVRLLHPAVRDELYRIGREAIVNAFRHSRATSIEVHLLYSASHLQIIVRDNGCGIEAQVLDFGREGHWGLPGMRERTEKIGGKLEVWSRAAAGTEVRVRLPGQLAYRPAIGSGWLQRLLSYRRHPGGSRGNDVAPVEASEADRKEAVVDTESSPLQK
- the dinB gene encoding DNA polymerase IV, yielding MVTVETLAEAAFGTRKIVHVDMDAFYASVEQRDDPTLRGKPVVVAWRGKRSVVCAASYEARRFGVRSAMAAVHAERLCPDAIFVPPDFVRYKAASHAARRIFERHTDSIEPLSLDEAYLDVTTNKTGLPTATKVAKAIREQIREELSLTASAGVAPNKFLAKIASDWRKPDGLFVIRPEDLAAFLPPLPVGRIPGVGKVTEAKLRQIGIQTVGDLQAFTLADLESRFGRYGCRLYELARGIDRSAVLSDRQVKSISAEDTFERDIPLSQTAELIERLAEKVWSASRRESRIARTVVLKLKTSEFNLLTRSYTPIVPPASCDEVKTIALSLRDRIDLGPTRLFRLVGVGLSNFRELEDHSPSLFNDSADGEGADSLVRHGIGAST
- a CDS encoding NUDIX domain-containing protein, whose translation is MPRLSAGLLMYRRRGDHTEVFLVHPGGPFWANKDLGAWSVPKGEYGEDEQPLEAARREFLEETGFTAEGPFQDLGKVTQASGKIVTAWAFEGDCDPSKLVSNTCQIEWPPRSHRLLEIPEVDRGSWFLISEARKRIKSSQEPFLDRLCAILTVSPK